The Tistrella mobilis genome window below encodes:
- the rpsR gene encoding 30S ribosomal protein S18: MASNKSQSAVTIPAAQGQRRPFFRRKKTCPFSGANAPVIDYKDVKLLSRYISERGKIVPSRITAVSAKKQRELARAIKRARILALLPFVVQ; this comes from the coding sequence ATGGCTTCCAACAAGTCGCAGAGCGCCGTCACGATTCCGGCAGCGCAGGGCCAGCGTCGCCCGTTCTTCCGCCGGAAGAAGACCTGCCCGTTCTCCGGTGCCAATGCTCCGGTGATCGACTACAAGGACGTGAAGCTGCTCAGCCGCTACATCTCGGAGCGGGGCAAGATCGTGCCGAGCCGGATCACGGCCGTGTCCGCGAAGAAGCAGCGTGAGCTCGCCCGCGCCATCAAGCGCGCGCGCATTCTCGCCCTCCTGCCCTTCGTGGTGCAGTAA
- the rpsF gene encoding 30S ribosomal protein S6, with product MPFYETTIIVRQDASTQQVEKLGEDIKTILENAQGRVIKQENWGLRQLAYRVKKYRKAHYLHLNIEASAEALVQIEYMLRYQEDVLRYLTVRVDEVSEEPSVMMQSRGRGERGERGERGERRGGDRFERGDRGDRGDRGDRFERRERADR from the coding sequence ATGCCCTTCTACGAGACGACGATCATCGTCCGTCAGGACGCCTCGACCCAGCAGGTCGAGAAGCTGGGCGAGGATATCAAGACCATCCTCGAAAACGCCCAGGGCCGCGTGATCAAGCAGGAGAACTGGGGTCTTCGCCAGCTCGCCTACCGGGTCAAGAAGTACCGTAAGGCCCATTATCTGCACCTGAACATCGAGGCCTCGGCCGAGGCGCTGGTTCAGATCGAGTACATGCTCCGCTACCAGGAAGATGTGCTGCGCTATCTGACCGTGCGCGTCGACGAAGTCTCCGAGGAGCCCTCGGTGATGATGCAGAGCCGTGGCCGCGGTGAGCGTGGCGAACGCGGTGAGCGCGGCGAGCGCCGTGGCGGCGACCGCTTCGAGCGTGGCGACCGTGGTGATCGCGGCGATCGCGGCGACCGCTTCGAGCGTCGCGAGCGCGCCGACCGCTGA